The proteins below come from a single Solea senegalensis isolate Sse05_10M linkage group LG2, IFAPA_SoseM_1, whole genome shotgun sequence genomic window:
- the LOC122765167 gene encoding uncharacterized protein LOC122765167, giving the protein MAMFGKVLEPVGYIQTVRVLVQGICSYLSGSATVEETDVAKKNLDHIDQELGATGQGLLEDNEVHRLEDDLAVVYYQLGTAVRAQSDFTKKETEVFLQYVQDYRLERQLTALYNRLMGVSALSDRRTLLEELILTRKPKRWELREFCVKVNFVLGTGLLCLFTQAALSGRDQALLMKTWSDRMGALYRKMKNMGGRCLGYFLEQAEQDIRQELHEAVHNRAPPEEAASSILKTLEKNYDWLRWAVMLHPAVGPLEDEHEGEVQEAKEGDVPEDQPSDNLLSVASESPIPHVVVCHRDTPSSLDKSRIHQLIVDLEWKIPNPPPEVYASIEEDPGRARRYLASRMLKKLQEGLGSGVAVHVVPGRMEMRCNFPSASYYIYEYKHRLASGTVCVFG; this is encoded by the exons ATGGCGATGTTTGGGAAGGTTCTGGAGCCCGTGGGctacattcaaactgtgag ggtcCTTGTTCAGGGCATTTGCTCTTATCTGAGTGGCAGCGCCACAGTGGAGGAGACTGACGTGGCCAAGAAGAACCTGGACCACATCGACCAGGAGCTGGGAGCCACAGGTCAGGGTCTGCTGGAGGACAACGAGGTCCACCGGCTGGAGGACGACCTGGCTGTGGTCTACTACCAGCTGGGCACAGCG GTGAGGGCCCAGTCAGACTTCACCAAGAAGGAGACAGAGGTTTTCCTGCAGTACGTGCAGGATTACCGTCTGGAGAGGCAGCTGACGGCGCTCTACAACCGTCTGATGGGTGTGTCTGCGCTGAGCGACCGGCGCACCCTGCTGGAGGAGCTCATACTGACCCGCAAGCCCAAACGCTGGGAGCTGAGGGAGTTCTGCGTCAAG GTAAACTTCGTCCTGGGCACCGGTCTGCTGTGTCTCTTCACACAGGCCGCTCTAAGTGGCAGAGATCAGGCTCTGCTGATGAAGACCTGGTCCGACCGCATGGGGGCCCTCTACAGGAAGATGAAGAACATGGGAGGCCGCTGCTTGGGATACTTTTTGGAGCAGGCAGAACAGGACATCCGGCAAGAGCTCCACGAAGCCGTGCACAACCGCGCACCACCTGAGGAGGCGGCATCGAGCATCCTGAAGACCCTGGAGAAGAACTACGATTGGCTGCGCTGGGCGGTGATGCTCCACCCAGCCGTGGGGCCCTTGGAGGACGAGCATGAAGGGGAGGTGCAGGAAGCAAAAGAAGGCGATGTACCTGAAGACCAGCCATCTGACAACTTGCTATCAGTGGCATCTGAATCGCCGATCCCTCATGTGGTGGTGTGCCACCGCGACACACCGTCATCCCTGGACAAGAGCCGCATCCACCAGCTCATCGTGGATCTGGAGTGGAAGATCCCCAACCCGCCACCTGAGGTGTACGCCTCCATCGAGGAGGATCCAGGCAGAGCGCGCCGCTACCTGGCGTCACGTATGCTGAAGAAGCTGCAGGAGGGTCTGGGATCCGGCGTGGCCGTCCACGTGGTGCCGGGCAGGATGGAGATGAGGTGCAACTTCCCATCAGCCTCCTACTACATCTACGAGTACAAACACCGGCTGGCCTCGGGAACCGTGTGCGTGTTCGGATGA
- the hcn5 gene encoding potassium/sodium hyperpolarization-activated cyclic nucleotide-gated channel 2 codes for MEKLKGPGIPTVATCGWRALLLPQLNRQSLYVYGSEVAVEKECIKQLQSGIFVIHPFSLMRSYYIMAMMAITFLNLIGIPMEIAFLDATSGLAWEGFNVFSDTLFLIDVALNFRMGFIVEDSEEAVLDIKRIRLNYLRTWFIPDVIAAFPIGYILLFAGLHYHNDDNPSKTNKVMRILMFVRIISLIRLARVSRLVRFFNEVEKVSNANLEVVRLFFRVLSLFMMIFLLCHWNGCIQYFVPMLEEFPTDCWVRRGNLMNATVIEKYSWGVFRALSQMIALSYGSEDAPTNYIEMWIVMVSMVSGCLMYTVLVANATAMIVNVDPASKEYKSKMSHLEHYMTFMKLPPELQLRITTYYQARYGGKWFDEKDIMDTVSSALKEQILTVMCSKLLRKVPMFHSLDESFIRAVLCKLEYEVFQAADVVVREGVPGNRMYFIEHGQVLMESDSYEKELCDGDYFAETCMLTKGKHLATVTSLTDCQCFTLSHANLQKALEGFPDLKKDFDKLALLSTDCGSV; via the exons ATGGAGAAGCTGAAAGGTCCCGGCATCCCCACGGTGGCCACCTGTGGATGGAGAGCCCTGCTTCTCCCGCAGCTGAACAGGCAGTCGCTGTACGTGTACGGCAGCGAGGTGGCCGTGGAGAAGGAGTGCATCAAACAGCTGCAGAGCGGAATCTTTGTCATTCACCCGTTCAGCCTCATGAG GAGTTACTACATCATGGCCATGATGGCCATTACGTTCCTGAACCTGATCGGGATTCCCATGGAGATCGCCTTCCTGGACGCCACCAGCGGTTTGGCGTGGGAGGGATTTAACGTGTTTTCAGACACTCTGTTCCTGATAGACGTGGCTCTGAATTTCCGTATGGGCTTCATAGTCGAGGACAGCGAG gAAGCCGTTCTGGATATCAAGCGGATCCGGCTCAATTACCTGAGGACATGGTTCATACCAGATGTCATAGCTGCTTTCCCGATTGGCTACATTCTGCTGTTTGcg GGGTTACACTACCATAACGACGACAATCCCTCCAAGACCAACAAGGTGATGAGGATCCTGATGTTTGTGCGGATCATCAGCCTGATCCGCCTCGCTCGCGTGTCCAGGCTCGTCAGGTTCTTCAACGAGGTGGAGAAA GTGTCAAATGCGAACCTGGAGGTGGTCCGCCTCTTCTTCCGCGTCTTATCTTTGTTCATGATGATTTTCCTTCTGTGTCACTGGAACGGCTGCATCCAGTACTTTGTCCCCATGCTGGAGGAGTTCCCCACCGACTGCTGGGTCCGCAGGGGAAACCTCATG AATGCTACAGTGATCGAGAAGTACTCCTGGGGAGTTTTCCGAGCTCTCTCCCAGATGATCGCTCTCTCTTACGGCTCTGAGGACGCTCCAACAA ATTATATCGAGATGTGGATCGTCATGGTGAGCATGGTGTCCGGCTGTCTGATGTACACCGTCCTGGTGGCCAACGCCACCGCCATGATCGTCAACGTCGACCCGGCGTCCAAGGAGTACAAGAGCAAG ATGAGCCATTTGGAGCACTACATGACCTTCATGAAGCTGCCGCCCGAACTGCAGCTGCGTATCACCACCTACTACCAGGCGCGCTACGGCGGGAAGTGGTTTGACGAGAAGGACATCATGGACACGGTGTCGTCAGCGCTTAAGGAG CAAATCCTGACGGTGATGTGCAGCAAGCTGCTGAGGAAAGTTCCCATGTTTCACAGCCTGGACGAAAGCTTCATTAGGGCCGTCCTCTGCAAACTGGAGTATGAGGTCTTCCAGGCGGCAGACGTGGTCGTGCGGGAGGGCGTCCCGGGAAACCGCATGTACTTCATCGAACACGGCCAGGTCCTCATGGAGTCGGACTCCTACGAGAAGGAGCTGTGCGATGGAGACTATTTTGCAG aGACATGCATGCTGACCAAAGGCAAACATCTGGCCACAGTGACGTCGCTGACCGACTGCCAGTGCTTCACTCTGTCCCATGCCAACCTCCAGAAGGCGCTGGAGGGCTTCCCGGATCTGAAGAAGGACTTTGACAAACTGGCTCTGCTCAGCACAGATTGTGGATCCGTGTAA
- the LOC122765168 gene encoding cytochrome c oxidase copper chaperone has protein sequence MSTVSAASVDSAPATQCAEPKPLRPCCACPETKKVRDACIIEKGEDQCSELIEAHKDCMRALGFKI, from the exons ATGTCCACTGTGTCAGCTGCCAGCGTGGACTCTGCTCCCGCGACCCAGTGCGCCGAGCCGAAGCCGCTGAGACCCTGCTGCGCTTGTCCAGAGACGAAGAAAGTCAGAGATGCTTG cATCATTGAAAAGGGAGAGGATCAGTGCTCAGAGCTGATTGAGGCGCACAAAGACTGCATGAGGGCGCTTGGATTCAAGATTTGA